A genomic stretch from Arachis stenosperma cultivar V10309 chromosome 3, arast.V10309.gnm1.PFL2, whole genome shotgun sequence includes:
- the LOC130965624 gene encoding uncharacterized protein LOC130965624, with protein MSHFRLVYGKSCHLAVEVEHKAFWEVRECNMGFEKAGAERKLQLQELECLRLEAYENSMLYKEKVRAVHDKNIMRREFRPGELVLLYNSRLRLMPGKLRSRWEGPYRVEKAEPYGVFHLSHPSSPNILKVNGHRLKLYHGEKMKDSKELKILFLEDPPTEVD; from the coding sequence ATGAGTCACTTCCGCCTAGTCTACGGAAAGTCTTGTCACCTTGCAGTGGAGGTGGAACACAAGGCTTTCTGGGAAGTACGGGAATGCAACATGGGATTCGAGAAAGCGGGGGCTGAAAGGAAGCTGCAACTACAAGAACTGGAGtgccttcgcctagaagcatATGAGAACTCCATGCTATACAAAGAGAAGGTGAGGGCTGTGCATGACAAGAATATCATGCGTAGGGAGTTCAGACCTGGGGAGTTGGTTCTCCTTTACAACTCTAGGTTGAgactcatgccaggcaagctgagatcaagatgggaaggcCCCTACAGAGTGGAGAAGGCTGAGCCTTACGGCGTCTTCCACTTGAGTCACCCTTCGAGCCCCAATATCCTCAAGGTCAATGGCCACCGCTTGAAGCTTTACCATGGTGAGAAGATGAAGGACAGCAAGGAGCTGAAGATCCTCTTCTTGGAGGATCCACCTACAGAAGTAGACTGA